A window of the Loxodonta africana isolate mLoxAfr1 chromosome 3, mLoxAfr1.hap2, whole genome shotgun sequence genome harbors these coding sequences:
- the DNMT1 gene encoding DNA (cytosine-5)-methyltransferase 1 isoform X3, whose protein sequence is MAEANKPSKPVSKPRTSRRSKSDGETKSDVSPSPRITRKTTRQTTITSHFAKGPAKRKPDEEPEKSKSEDSVDEEDKDQDEKRRKVTSKEPVAGPLPAEELERVKPGTHIDKEEERDEKEEKRLRSQTKELTSKQKPKEEPDREAVPGTHAERDQEGDEKDEKRRRSQPRDLAAKRRPEEKEPERVKPQISDEKDEDEKEEKRRKTSSKELTEKKVSRTKTVVSSKTHPPKCVQCGQYLDDPDLKYEQHPLDAVDEPQMLTNEKLSIFDANESGFESYEALPQHKLTYFSVYCKHGHLCPIDTGLIEKNVELLFSGSAKPIYDDDPSLEGGVNGKNLGPINEWWITGFDGGEKALIGFSTSFAEYILMDPSPEYAPIFGLMQEKIYISKIVVEFLQNNPDLTYEDLINKIETTVPPSGLNLNRFTEDSLLRHAQFVVEQVESYDEAGDSDEQPIFLTPCMRDLIKLAGVTLGQRRAERRQTIRHSAKEKDKGPTKATTTKLVYQIFDTFFAEQIEKDDREDKENTFKRRRCGVCEVCQQPECGKCKACKDMVKFGGSGRSKQACQERRCPNMAMKEADDDEEVDDNIPEMPSPKKMHQGKKKKQNKNRISWVGEAVKTDGKKSYYKKVCIDAETLEVGDCVSVIPDDSSKPLYLARVTALWEDSSNGQMFHAHWFCAGTDTVLGATSDPLELFLVDECEDMQLSYIHSKVKVVYKAPSENWAMEGGMDPEPMMKEDDGKTYFYQLWYDQDYARFESPPKIQPTEDNKYKFCASCARLVEMRQKEIPRVMEQLEDLDNRVLYSSATKNGIQYRVGDGVYLPPEAFTFNIKLSSPVKRPRKEPVDEDLYPEHYRKYSDYIKGSNLDAPEPYRIGRIKEIFCTKKSNGRPNETDIKIRLNKFYRPENTHKSTPASYHADINLLYWSDEEAMVDFKTVQGRCTVEYGEDLPECVQDYSAGGPDRFYFLEAYNAKSKSFEDPPNHARSPGNKGKGKGKGKGKAKSQACEPSEPEMEVKLPKLRTLDVFSGCGGLSEGFHQAGISETLWAIEMWDPAAQAFRLNNPGSTVFTEDCNVLLKLVMAGEETNSRGQRLPQKGDVEMLCGGPPCQGFSGMNRFNSRTYSKFKNSLVVSFLSYCDYYRPRFFLLENVRNFVSFKRSMVLKLTLRCLVRMGYQCTFGVLQAGQYGVAQTRRRAIILAAAPGEKLPLFPEPLHVFAPRACQLSVVVDDKKFVSNITRLSSGPFRTITVRDTMSDLPEVRNGASALEISYNGEPQSWFQRQLRGTQYQPILRDHICKDMSALVAARMRHIPLAPGSDWRDLPNIEVRLSDGTMARKLRYTHHDRKNGYSSNRALRGVCSCVEAGKACDPAARQFNTLIPWCLPHTGNRHNHWAGLYGRLEWDGFFSTTVTNPEPMGKQGRVLHPEQHRVVSVRECARSQGFPDTYRLFGNILDKHRQVGNAVPPPLAKAIGLEIKLCVLAKARESASAKIKEEKATKD, encoded by the exons gaAGAAAAGAGACTCAGAAGTCAAACCAAAGAACT AACATCTAAACAGAAACCTAAGGAGGAGCCGGACAGAGAAGCAGTACCAGGAACTCATGCTGAAAGGGATCAAGAAGGAGACGAGAAA GATGAAAAGAGGCGCAGAAGTCAACCTAGAGATTT GGCTGCCAAACGGAGACCTGAAGAAAAGGAACCTGAAAGAGTAAAACCGCAAATTTCTGATGAAAAAGATGAGGATGAGAAg gagGAGAAGAGACGCAAAACTTCATCCAAAGAACT aactgagaaaaaagtgTCTCGAACCAAAACAGTAGTGTCCTCCAAG ACTCATCCCCCGAAGTGTGTTCAGTGTGGACAGTACCTGGACGACCCCGACCTCAAGTATGAACAGCATCCCCTTGATGCA GTAGATGAGCCACAGATGTTGACAAATGAGAAACTGTCCATCTTTGATGCCAATGAATCTGGGTTTGAGAGTTACGAGGCTCTTCCCCAACACAAACTGACATACTTCAG TGTTTACTGTAAGCACGGTCACCTGTGCCCGATTGACACCGGCCTCATTGAGAAGAATGTCGAGCTGTTGTTTTCTGGCTCAGCAAAACCAATATACGATGATGACCCCTCTCTTGAAG GTGGTGTTAATGGCAAAAATCTTGGCCCCATAAATGAATGGTGGATCACTGGCTTTGATGGAGGAGAAAAGGCCCTTATTGGCTTCAGCACCT CATTTGCCGAATATATCCTAATGGATCCCAGCCCAGAGTATGCACCGATATTTGGGCTGATGCAAGAGAAGATCTACATAAGTAAGATagtagttgagtttctgcagaaCAATCCTGACTTGACCTATGAAGACCTGATCAATAAGATTGAG accacTGTTCCTCCCTCTGGACTCAACCTGAATCGATTCACAGAGGATTCTCTCCTTCGACACGCCCAGTTTGTGGTGGAACAAGTAGAGAGTTACGATGAAGCTGGGGACAGTGACGAGCAGCCCATCTTCCTGACCCCCTGCATGAGAGACTTGATCAAATTGGCTGGGGTCACCCTTGGACAAAG GCGAGCTGAAAGACGGCAGACCATTAGGCATTCTGCCAAGGAGAAGGATAAAGGACCCACCAAAGCCACCACCACCAAGCTGGTCTACCAGATCTTTGACACTTTCTTCGCAGAGCAAATTGAGAAGGATGACAGAGAAGACAAGGAGAATACCTTTAAACGTCGGCGGTGTGGCGTCTGTGAG GTTTGTCAACAGCCTGAATGTGGCAAGTGTAAAGCCTGTAAGGACATGGTTAAGTTTGGTGGTAGTGGACGGAGCAAACAAGCTTGCCAAGAGAGGAG GTGTCCCAACATGGCCATGAAAGAGGCAGATGACGATGAAGAAGTCGATGACAATATCCCAGAGATGCCATCACCCAAAAAAATGCatcaagggaagaaaaagaaacagaacaagAATAGGATCTCTTGGGTTGGAGAAGCCGTCAAG ACTGATGGGAAGAAGAGTTACTATAAGAAGGTATGCATTGATGCGGAAACCCTGGAAGTGGGGGACTGTGTCTCTGTTATTCCAGATGATTCCTCAAAACCGCTGTATTTAGCAAG AGTCACGGCCTTATGGGAGGACAGCAGCAATGGACAGATGTTTCACGCCCACTGGTTCTGCGCTGGGACAGATACAGTCCTGGGGGCAACGTCAGACCCTCTTGAACTGTTCCTGGTAGATGAATGTGAGGACATGCAGCTTTCTTATATTCATAGCAAAGTGAAGGTCGTTTATAAAGCCCCGTCGGAAAACTGGGCCATGGAG GGAGGCATGGACCCCGAGCCCATGATGAAGGAGGACGATGGAAAGACCTATTTCTACCAGTTGTGGTATGATCAAGACTATGCAAGGTTTGAGTCccctccaaaaattcagccaaCAGAGGACAACAAGTACAA GTTCTGTGCAAGCTGTGCTCGATTGGTTGAAATGAGGCAAAAAGAAATTCCCAGGGTCATGGAGCAGCTCGAAGACCTGGACAACAGGGTCCTCTACAGCTCAGCCACCAAGAATGGTATCCAGTACCGAGTGGGAGACGGCGTGTACCTCCCACCTGAAGCCTTCACGTTCAA CATCAAGCTGTCCAGCCCTGTGAAACGCCCCCGGAAGGAGCCTGTGGATGAAGATCTGTACCCGGAACACTACCGGAAATACTCCGACTACATCAAAGGTAGCAACCTGGACGCCCCTGAGCCATACCGAATTGGCCGGATAAAAGAGATCTTCTGTACCAAGAAGAGTAATGGCAGGCCCAATGAGACAGACATCAAGATCAGGCTCAACAAGTTTTACAG GCCAGAAAACACTCACAAGTCCACTCCTGCGAGTTACCATGCAGACATCAACCTGCTTTACTGGAGTGATGAGGAGGCTATGGTGGACTTCAAGACTGTGCAGGGCCGCTGCACCGTGGAATATGGGGAGGACCTGCCCGAGTGTGTCCAGGACTACTCGGCAGGAGGCCCAGACCGCTTCTACTTCCTCGAG GCCTATAATGCGAAAAGCAAAAGCTTTGAAGATCCTCCAAACCATGCCCGGAGCCCTGGaaataaagggaaagggaaaggaaaag GGAAAGGCAAGGCAAAGTCTCAGGCATGTGAGCCAAGTGAGCCAGAGATGGAAGTCAAGCTGCCCAAGCTTCGTACTCTGGATGTGTTTTCTGGCTGTGGGGGCCTGTCAGAAGGATTTCACCAAGCAG GCATCTCCGAAACACTGTGGGCCATTGAAATGTGGGACCCTGCGGCCCAGGCATTCCGGCTGAACAACCCCGGGTCCACGGTGTTCACAGAGGACTGCAACGTCCTGCTGAAGCTGGTTATGGCTGGGGAGGAGACCAACTCCCGTGGCCAGAGGCTGCCTCAGAAGGGAGATGTGGAGATGCTGTGTGGTGGGCCGCCCTGCCAAGGGTTTAGTGGCATGAACCGCTTCAACTCTCGTACCTACTCCAAGTTCAAAAACTCCCTGGTGGTCTCATTCCTCAG CTACTGTGACTACTACCGACCCCGCTTCTTCCTCCTGGAGAATGTCAGGAACTTTGTCTCCTTCAAGCGCTCTATGGTCCTGAAGCTGACCCTCCGCTGCCTGGTCCGCATGGGCTATCAGTGCACGTTTGGCGTGTTGCAG GCTGGCCAGTATGGCGTGGCCCAGACGCGGAGGCGGGCCATCATCCTGGCCGCGGCCCCCGGAGAAAAGCTCCCCCTGTTCCCAGAGCCACTGCACGTGTTCGCACCCCGGGCCTGCCAGCTGAGCGTCGTGGTGGACGACAAAAAGTTTGTCAGCAATATAACAAG GTTGAGCTCGGGCCCGTTCCGAACCATCACAGTGCGGGACACAATGTCTGACCTCCCTGAGGTCCGGAACGGCGCTTCAGCGCTGGAAATCTCTTACAATGGGGAGCCTCAGTCCTGGTTCCAGAGGCAGCTCCGGGGCACACAGTACCAGCCTATCCTCAGGGACCACATCTGTAAG GACATGAGTGCGTTGGTGGCTGCCCGGATGCGGCACATCCCTCTGGCCCCGGGCTCAGACTGGCGTGACCTGCCCAACATCGAGGTGCGGCTCTCTGACGGCACCATGGCCAGGAAACTGCGGTACACCCATCATGACAGGAAGAATGGCTACAGCAGCAACAGGGCCCTCCGTGGGGTCTGCTCCTGCGTGGAAG CAGGCAAAGCCTGTGACCCCGCAGCCCGACAGTTCAACACCCTCATCCCCTGGTGCTTGCCCCACACCGGGAACAGGCACAACCACTGGGCAGGCCTCTATGGACGACTCGAGTGGGATGGCTTCTTCAGCACGACTGTCACCAACCCTgagcccatgggcaagcag GGCCGCGTGCTTCACCCAGAGCAGCACCGTGTGGTGAGCGTGCGGGAGTGTGCCCGCTCCCAGGGCTTCCCGGACACCTACCGGCTGTTTGGCAACATCCTGGACAAGCACCGGCAG GTTGGTAATGCCGTGCCGCCGCCCCTGGCCAAGGCCATTGGCTTGGAGATCAAGCTCTGTGTGTTGGCCAAAGCTAGAGAGAGTGCCTCAG CTAAAATAAAGGAGGAGAAAGCTACTAAGGACTAG